A section of the Rhodobacter sp. genome encodes:
- a CDS encoding DUF805 domain-containing protein: protein MDFQTAVQTCFQKYATFSGRAQRSEFWWYVLAIIIANLVLGLVDSMLFGGHGNIGVLGGLFSLATFVPSLAVSVRRLHDIGYSGWWLLLMLIPLLGFVVLLFFYIRDSEPGDNMFGPNPKRM, encoded by the coding sequence ATGGACTTTCAAACCGCGGTTCAGACCTGCTTTCAGAAATACGCCACCTTTTCGGGGCGCGCGCAGCGCTCGGAGTTCTGGTGGTATGTGCTGGCCATCATCATCGCGAATCTGGTTCTGGGGCTGGTCGATTCCATGCTGTTCGGCGGGCACGGCAACATCGGCGTGCTGGGCGGGCTGTTTTCGCTGGCCACCTTCGTGCCGTCGCTGGCGGTCAGCGTGCGCCGGTTGCACGACATCGGCTATTCGGGGTGGTGGCTGTTGCTGATGCTGATCCCGTTGCTGGGATTTGTGGTGCTGCTGTTCTTCTACATCCGCGACAGCGAGCCGGGTGACAACATGTTCGGTCCGAACCCCAAGCGCATGTGA
- a CDS encoding glutamate--cysteine ligase, with the protein MSIPQSGGGPIEHRDQLAEYLASGCKPASDWRIGTEHEKFGYCKDSLKPLPYAGEHSILSVLEGLRDRYGWQPVLEGDKLIGLTLNGANVSLEPGGQLELSGAPLESIHQTCDEVNEHLREVKSIADGIGVGFIGLGAAPIWTHDDMPLMPKGRYRLMDNYMQTVGTHGTQMMRRTCTVQVNLDFASEADMVQKFRVALALQPVATALFANSPFFEGKPNGHKSWRSRIWRDLDPARTGTLPFAFEDGMGFERYVDYALDVPMYFVYRDGKYINALGQSFRDFLNGRLPALPGEVPTLSDWADHLTTIFPEARLKKYLEMRGADAGQWRRLCALPALWVGMLYDQTALDAAWDLCKHWDAETREALRVAASVDGLQAETHGVRMLDLAREAVAIAETGLKARARPGAGGLLPDETHFLNALKESVETGMAPADELLQHYRDDWHSDLTRIYQQFAY; encoded by the coding sequence ATGTCCATCCCCCAATCCGGCGGCGGGCCGATCGAGCATCGCGACCAGTTGGCCGAATACCTTGCTTCGGGGTGCAAACCGGCCAGCGACTGGCGCATCGGCACCGAGCACGAGAAGTTCGGCTACTGCAAGGACAGCCTGAAACCCCTGCCTTACGCGGGCGAACATTCGATCCTCAGCGTGCTGGAGGGGTTGCGCGACCGCTACGGCTGGCAGCCGGTGCTGGAAGGCGACAAGCTGATCGGCCTGACGCTGAACGGCGCCAACGTCAGCCTGGAGCCGGGCGGCCAACTGGAGCTGTCGGGCGCCCCTCTGGAATCGATCCACCAGACCTGCGACGAGGTGAACGAACACCTGCGCGAGGTGAAATCCATCGCCGACGGGATCGGTGTCGGGTTCATCGGCCTGGGTGCGGCACCGATCTGGACGCATGACGACATGCCGCTCATGCCCAAGGGGCGCTACCGGCTGATGGACAACTACATGCAGACCGTCGGCACCCATGGCACGCAGATGATGCGGCGCACCTGCACGGTTCAGGTGAACCTCGACTTTGCGTCCGAGGCCGACATGGTGCAGAAGTTCCGCGTGGCGCTGGCGCTGCAACCGGTGGCAACGGCGCTCTTTGCCAATTCGCCGTTTTTCGAGGGCAAGCCGAACGGCCACAAGTCCTGGCGCTCGCGCATCTGGCGCGATCTGGACCCGGCGCGCACCGGCACCCTGCCCTTCGCCTTCGAGGACGGCATGGGGTTCGAACGCTATGTGGATTACGCGCTCGATGTGCCGATGTATTTCGTCTATCGCGACGGCAAGTATATCAACGCTCTCGGCCAGTCGTTCCGCGATTTCCTGAACGGTCGGCTGCCCGCGTTGCCGGGCGAGGTGCCGACCCTCAGCGACTGGGCCGATCACCTGACCACCATCTTCCCCGAGGCACGGCTGAAGAAATACCTGGAAATGCGCGGCGCCGACGCCGGCCAGTGGCGCAGGCTCTGCGCGCTGCCGGCGCTGTGGGTCGGGATGCTCTATGACCAGACGGCGCTGGATGCGGCCTGGGACCTGTGCAAGCACTGGGACGCCGAAACCCGCGAGGCCCTGCGCGTCGCGGCCAGTGTGGACGGGCTACAGGCCGAAACCCACGGCGTGCGGATGCTGGACCTCGCGCGCGAGGCGGTGGCAATCGCCGAAACCGGGCTCAAGGCCCGGGCCCGTCCGGGTGCGGGCGGGCTGCTGCCCGACGAGACCCACTTCCTGAACGCGTTGAAGGAAAGCGTCGAGACCGGCATGGCCCCGGCGGACGAACTTTTGCAGCATTACCGCGATGACTGGCACAGCGATCTGACCCGGATCTACCAGCAATTTGCCTATTGA
- a CDS encoding sensor domain-containing diguanylate cyclase, producing the protein MNARADFQSESLIVQPAAEALDMFHTPIQAVLPAPAQFDAVTNLIKSVFQVPAVAVALHGSHATAEGGVYRAFLEIPLIKEDAVIGALRILDTCDRTFTDHDCQLLEGFAKLVVDQVDLWSEASRDVLTGAMTRRAFTDSLRKTFAARARAGNKASLVFFDLDHFKRINDTLGHPAGDAVLKTVARTVLRELRVEDSFGRIGGEEFAIMVANADAATATDVAERVRRAIERAAIPGYDQLSVTASFGVVEATHAMLDVEDWTDRADAQLYAAKNSGRNRVCVEETSFPRVAALN; encoded by the coding sequence ATGAATGCCCGCGCCGACTTCCAGAGTGAAAGCCTGATCGTCCAGCCCGCGGCCGAGGCCCTCGATATGTTCCACACCCCGATCCAGGCCGTTCTGCCTGCGCCTGCCCAGTTCGACGCGGTCACGAACCTGATCAAATCGGTCTTTCAGGTGCCCGCCGTCGCGGTCGCCCTGCATGGATCGCACGCCACCGCCGAAGGCGGCGTCTACCGCGCGTTCCTGGAAATCCCCCTCATCAAGGAGGACGCGGTGATCGGCGCGCTGCGCATCCTAGACACCTGCGACCGCACGTTCACGGACCACGACTGCCAGTTGCTGGAAGGCTTCGCCAAACTGGTCGTCGATCAGGTGGACCTGTGGTCCGAGGCCAGCCGCGACGTGCTGACCGGCGCAATGACGCGCCGTGCCTTCACCGATTCCCTGCGCAAGACCTTTGCCGCCCGCGCCCGGGCCGGCAACAAGGCGTCGCTGGTGTTCTTCGATCTGGACCACTTCAAGCGCATCAACGACACGCTGGGGCACCCGGCCGGCGATGCGGTGCTGAAGACCGTGGCGCGCACCGTGCTGCGCGAACTCAGGGTCGAGGACAGCTTTGGCCGCATCGGCGGCGAGGAATTCGCGATCATGGTGGCCAACGCCGATGCCGCGACCGCCACGGATGTCGCCGAGCGCGTGCGCCGTGCCATCGAACGCGCCGCCATTCCCGGCTATGACCAGTTGTCCGTGACCGCCAGTTTCGGCGTGGTCGAAGCGACCCATGCCATGCTGGATGTCGAGGACTGGACCGACCGGGCCGACGCGCAGCTCTATGCCGCCAAGAATTCGGGCCGCAACCGCGTCTGCGTCGAGGAAACCAGCTTTCCCCGCGTCGCCGCGTTGAACTGA
- a CDS encoding peptide chain release factor 3 has translation MLDNRPTLPPEIARRRTFAIISHPDAGKTTLTEKFLLFGGAIQMAGQVRAKGEARRTRSDFMQMEKDRGISVSASAMSFDFDRFRFNLVDTPGHSDFSEDTYRTLTAVDAAIMVIDGAKGVESQTQKLFEVCRLRDLPILTFCNKMDREARDTFEIIDEIQENLAIDVTPASWPIGQGRDFLGCYDILHDRLELMDRADRNKVGESIEIQGLDDPKLAQHIPAAMLDTLKEELEMARALLPAFDGEQVLNGSMTPIWFGSAINSFGVRELMRGMAEFGPPPQPLKTDRRQVSADEDKVTGFVFKVQANMDPKHRDRVAFVRLASGHFLRGMKLTHVRAGKPMAVTNPVLFLAADRELTEEAWAGDIIGIPNHGQLRIGDTLTEGEMLKFTGIPSFAPELLQSVRAGDPMKAKHLEKALMQFAEEGAAKVFKPMIGSGFIVGVVGALQFEVLASRIELEYGLPVRFEGSQFTSARWIAGDKAAVEAVVNANKGHIATDHDGDMVYLTRLQWDIDRIQRDHPGVRLTATKEMMV, from the coding sequence ATGCTGGACAACCGCCCCACCCTTCCGCCCGAAATCGCCCGTCGCCGGACCTTTGCGATCATCTCGCACCCCGACGCGGGCAAGACCACGTTGACCGAAAAGTTCCTGCTGTTCGGGGGCGCGATCCAGATGGCCGGGCAAGTCCGTGCCAAGGGCGAGGCCCGGCGCACGCGCTCGGACTTCATGCAGATGGAAAAGGACCGCGGCATCTCGGTCTCGGCCTCGGCCATGTCCTTCGATTTCGACCGATTCCGCTTCAATCTGGTGGACACGCCCGGTCACTCGGATTTCTCGGAAGACACCTATCGCACGCTGACCGCCGTGGACGCCGCCATCATGGTGATCGACGGCGCAAAGGGCGTGGAAAGCCAGACGCAGAAACTGTTCGAGGTCTGCCGCCTGCGCGACCTGCCGATCCTGACCTTCTGCAACAAGATGGACCGCGAGGCCCGCGATACGTTCGAGATCATCGACGAAATTCAGGAAAACCTGGCGATCGACGTGACCCCCGCAAGCTGGCCCATCGGCCAGGGCCGCGATTTCCTGGGCTGCTACGACATCTTGCACGATCGGCTGGAACTGATGGACCGCGCCGATCGCAACAAGGTGGGTGAAAGCATCGAGATCCAGGGGCTGGACGACCCGAAACTGGCGCAGCACATTCCGGCGGCCATGCTGGACACGCTCAAGGAAGAGCTGGAAATGGCGCGCGCGCTGCTGCCCGCCTTCGACGGCGAGCAGGTGCTGAACGGCTCGATGACGCCGATCTGGTTCGGATCGGCGATCAACTCGTTCGGGGTGCGCGAACTGATGCGGGGCATGGCCGAATTCGGCCCGCCCCCGCAACCCCTGAAGACCGACAGGCGCCAGGTCTCGGCCGACGAGGACAAGGTCACGGGCTTCGTGTTCAAGGTGCAGGCCAACATGGACCCCAAGCACCGCGACCGCGTGGCCTTCGTGCGACTGGCCAGCGGGCATTTCCTGCGCGGCATGAAGCTCACCCATGTGCGGGCCGGAAAGCCGATGGCGGTGACGAACCCGGTGCTGTTCCTGGCCGCCGACCGCGAATTGACGGAAGAGGCCTGGGCCGGCGATATCATCGGCATCCCGAACCATGGACAACTCAGGATCGGCGACACGCTCACCGAAGGCGAGATGCTGAAATTCACGGGCATCCCCAGCTTCGCCCCGGAACTGCTGCAATCTGTGCGCGCCGGCGACCCGATGAAAGCCAAGCACCTGGAAAAGGCGCTCATGCAATTCGCCGAGGAAGGCGCGGCCAAGGTGTTCAAGCCGATGATCGGCTCGGGCTTCATCGTCGGCGTGGTCGGCGCTTTGCAATTCGAGGTGCTGGCCTCGCGGATCGAACTGGAATACGGCCTGCCGGTGCGCTTCGAGGGCTCGCAATTCACCTCGGCGCGCTGGATCGCCGGCGACAAGGCCGCGGTCGAGGCGGTGGTCAACGCCAACAAGGGCCACATCGCGACGGATCACGATGGCGACATGGTCTATCTGACCCGCTTGCAGTGGGACATCGACCGCATCCAGCGCGACCACCCGGGCGTCAGGTTGACCGCGACCAAGGAAATGATGGTCTGA
- a CDS encoding 16S rRNA (uracil(1498)-N(3))-methyltransferase — protein sequence MPESLPRNDPRPKVRLFLEQALGAGQHVPLTQDQAHYLGNVLRLTDGAEIAVFNGTQGEWRARIDQLGKRGGTVVCVDPVAPQRDPPDLWLIFAPIKKARTDFIVEKAVELGAARILPVQTDFTNSERIRRDRLQAHAIEAAEQSAGTFVPEVSELQPLSRLLSGWPEGRALWWADEGLAGADATGLADPAPPPAAILIGPEGGFSPAERARLTALPFIRRLSLGPRILRADTAAVAALTLWQARHGDWG from the coding sequence ATGCCCGAGAGTCTGCCCCGAAACGATCCCCGCCCCAAGGTGCGCCTTTTTCTAGAGCAAGCTCTGGGGGCAGGGCAACACGTTCCCTTGACGCAGGACCAGGCGCATTACCTGGGCAACGTCTTGCGCCTGACCGACGGGGCCGAGATCGCGGTGTTCAACGGCACCCAGGGCGAATGGCGTGCGCGCATCGACCAGTTGGGCAAGCGGGGCGGGACTGTCGTCTGCGTCGATCCCGTCGCACCGCAGCGCGACCCGCCGGACCTGTGGCTGATCTTCGCACCGATCAAGAAGGCGCGGACGGATTTCATCGTCGAAAAGGCGGTCGAGCTGGGCGCGGCCCGCATCCTGCCCGTGCAGACCGATTTCACCAATTCCGAACGCATCCGCCGCGACCGGCTTCAAGCCCACGCGATCGAGGCCGCCGAGCAGTCGGCCGGAACCTTCGTCCCCGAGGTGAGCGAGCTGCAACCCCTGTCGCGGTTGCTGTCCGGCTGGCCCGAAGGGCGCGCATTGTGGTGGGCGGACGAAGGGCTGGCCGGGGCCGATGCAACCGGGCTGGCCGACCCGGCCCCGCCGCCCGCGGCGATCCTGATCGGGCCCGAGGGCGGCTTTTCGCCGGCCGAACGCGCGCGCCTGACCGCGCTGCCATTCATTCGCCGCCTGTCGCTGGGGCCGCGCATCTTGCGCGCGGACACCGCCGCGGTCGCGGCGCTGACGCTGTGGCAGGCGCGCCATGGCGACTGGGGCTGA
- a CDS encoding DEAD/DEAH box helicase, protein MTTFSDLKLDPKVLKAIAEAGYETPTPIQAQAIPEALTGRDVLGIAQTGTGKTASFTLPLITRLSRGRARARMPRSLVLAPTRELAAQVAENFDVYAKHTKLTKALLIGGVSFAEQDKLIDRGVDVLIATPGRLLDHFERGKLLLTGVEVMVVDEADRMLDMGFIPDIERIFQLTPFTRQTLFFSATMAPEIERITNMFLSNPARVEVARQATTAETIEQQLIELTPTRRDRAFSEKRAMLRALIASEGDACTNAIIFCNRKIDVDVVAKSLKKHGFDASPIHGDLDQSVRTRTLDGFRDGTVRLLVASDVAARGLDIPAVSHVFNFDVPSHSEDYVHRIGRTGRAGRKGKAFTISTPSDDKYLAAIEHLLQRQLPRGVAPEGFAEAAAEAASRPERTERPARGDRKRGERSERGERGDRGERGSRRREKPVETPAIEAAEVAVVAVVEAAPVEAPAPQRDEARDDRQNDRQNDRRDDKRDDKRGRGRRERGPRDDQPVVGMGDHVPDFLMREFRAKAG, encoded by the coding sequence ATGACCACTTTTTCCGATTTGAAGCTGGACCCCAAGGTCCTGAAAGCCATCGCCGAAGCCGGCTATGAAACCCCCACACCGATCCAGGCCCAGGCCATACCCGAGGCCCTGACCGGCCGCGACGTTCTGGGCATTGCCCAGACGGGCACGGGCAAGACGGCCTCGTTCACGCTGCCGCTGATCACGCGCCTGTCGCGCGGACGGGCGCGGGCGCGGATGCCGCGGTCGCTGGTTCTGGCGCCGACGCGCGAACTGGCCGCGCAGGTCGCCGAGAATTTCGATGTCTACGCCAAGCACACCAAGCTGACCAAGGCGTTGCTGATCGGCGGTGTGTCCTTTGCCGAACAGGACAAGCTGATCGACCGCGGTGTCGATGTGCTGATCGCCACCCCGGGTCGCCTGCTCGACCATTTCGAGCGCGGCAAGCTTTTGCTGACCGGGGTCGAGGTGATGGTCGTGGACGAAGCCGACCGGATGCTCGACATGGGGTTCATCCCCGATATCGAGCGGATCTTCCAATTGACGCCCTTCACCCGGCAGACGTTGTTCTTTTCGGCCACCATGGCGCCCGAGATCGAGCGCATCACCAACATGTTCCTGTCGAACCCGGCCCGGGTCGAGGTCGCGCGCCAGGCGACCACCGCCGAGACGATCGAACAGCAACTGATCGAGCTGACGCCGACGCGCCGCGACCGCGCCTTCAGCGAGAAACGCGCCATGCTGCGCGCGCTCATCGCCTCTGAAGGTGACGCCTGCACCAACGCCATCATCTTCTGCAACCGCAAGATTGATGTGGACGTGGTGGCCAAGTCGCTGAAAAAGCACGGGTTCGACGCATCGCCCATCCATGGCGACCTGGACCAGTCGGTGCGCACCCGCACGCTGGACGGGTTCCGTGACGGCACGGTCCGGCTGCTGGTCGCCTCGGATGTGGCGGCGCGCGGCCTGGACATTCCGGCCGTGAGCCACGTCTTCAACTTTGACGTGCCGTCCCATTCCGAGGACTATGTGCACCGCATCGGCCGCACCGGGCGCGCCGGGCGCAAGGGCAAGGCCTTCACCATCTCGACGCCCTCGGACGACAAGTATCTGGCCGCGATCGAGCACCTGCTGCAACGGCAACTGCCGCGCGGTGTGGCGCCCGAAGGCTTCGCCGAAGCCGCCGCCGAGGCCGCGTCGCGGCCCGAGCGAACCGAGAGACCGGCGCGCGGTGACCGCAAGCGCGGTGAGCGCAGCGAACGGGGCGAACGGGGGGACCGCGGCGAGCGTGGAAGCCGCCGGCGCGAGAAGCCCGTCGAAACCCCGGCGATCGAGGCGGCCGAAGTCGCCGTGGTCGCCGTGGTCGAGGCCGCCCCGGTCGAAGCCCCCGCGCCCCAGCGAGACGAGGCGCGCGACGACCGCCAGAACGACCGCCAGAACGACCGGCGCGACGACAAGCGCGACGACAAGCGCGGTCGGGGCCGCCGCGAACGCGGCCCGCGCGACGATCAGCCCGTGGTCGGCATGGGCGATCATGTCCCCGATTTCCTGATGCGGGAATTCCGCGCCAAGGCGGGCTGA